A genomic region of Micropterus dolomieu isolate WLL.071019.BEF.003 ecotype Adirondacks linkage group LG11, ASM2129224v1, whole genome shotgun sequence contains the following coding sequences:
- the stx11a gene encoding syntaxin-11a isoform X2 — MRDRLCELHTSKPAEEECRPEENHSHTTDDEGHLEQQAVVFEGEDVMDSLYKDTQAMRKELLLLKLDVKRLGKQNTRFLTSVRRISSIKRDSNALGRDIKAKGEAIYARVEKLGKLSKEMEEEHGPTSAVARMVRSQYVSLSNAFHEAMSEYNEAEMVQKENCKTRIQRQAEIMGKEVSREQIDEMIETGKWNVFSDNLLLEGRTARSALNEIENRHKELLELEGRIRDIQELFSQMALLVEEQGCMLDNIEANVCATQDYVVKATVQIKKAVKYKKNNPCKKLFCCCFPCCK; from the coding sequence ATGAGGGACAGACTGTGTGAGCTGCACACCTCCAAGCCTGCAGAGGAGGAGTGCAGACCTGAGGAGAACCACAGCCACACCACTGATGATGAGGGGCATCTGGAGCAGCAAGCCGTCGTGTTTGAGGGAGAGGACGTGATGGACAGCCTCTACAAAGACACCCAGGCAATGAGgaaggagctgctgctgctcaaacTGGACGTGAAGCGTCTCGGGAAACAGAACACCAGATTCCTCACATCTGTCAGAAGGATCAGCAGCATCAAACGTGACTCCAATGCACTCGGGCGGGACATTAAGGCCAAAGGGGAGGCCATTTATGCGCGGGTGGAGAAGCTGGGGAAGCTGAGcaaagagatggaggaggagcaCGGACCTACATCAGCTGTTGCTCGCATGGTGCGTTCACAGTATGTTTCTCTATCCAACGCCTTCCACGAAGCCATGTCTGAGTACAACGAGGCTGAGATGGTCCAGAAGGAGAACTGCAAGACCCGCATCCAGAGGCAAGCGGAGATCATGGGCAAGGAAGTGAGCAGGGAGCAGATTGACGAGATGATCGAGACGGGCAAATGGAACGTCTTCTCAGATAATCTCCTCCTGGAGGGTAGGACTGCCAGATCTGCTCTCAATGAGATCGAGAACCGGCACAAGGAGTTGCTGGAGCTTGAGGGCCGCATCAGGGACATTCAAGAGCTCTTCTCCCAGATGGCCCTGCTGGTGGAGGAGCAGGGCTGCATGCTGGACAACATAGAGGCGAATGTATGTGCCACTCAGGACTATGTTGTCAAGGCCACAGTTCAGATCAAGAAGGctgtgaaatacaaaaaaaacaatccatGCAAGAAACTCTTTTGTTGTTGCTTCCCTTGCTGCAAATGA
- the stx11a gene encoding syntaxin-11a isoform X1: MALAGEMRDRLCELHTSKPAEEECRPEENHSHTTDDEGHLEQQAVVFEGEDVMDSLYKDTQAMRKELLLLKLDVKRLGKQNTRFLTSVRRISSIKRDSNALGRDIKAKGEAIYARVEKLGKLSKEMEEEHGPTSAVARMVRSQYVSLSNAFHEAMSEYNEAEMVQKENCKTRIQRQAEIMGKEVSREQIDEMIETGKWNVFSDNLLLEGRTARSALNEIENRHKELLELEGRIRDIQELFSQMALLVEEQGCMLDNIEANVCATQDYVVKATVQIKKAVKYKKNNPCKKLFCCCFPCCK; the protein is encoded by the exons ATGGCTCTGGCAG GTGAGATGAGGGACAGACTGTGTGAGCTGCACACCTCCAAGCCTGCAGAGGAGGAGTGCAGACCTGAGGAGAACCACAGCCACACCACTGATGATGAGGGGCATCTGGAGCAGCAAGCCGTCGTGTTTGAGGGAGAGGACGTGATGGACAGCCTCTACAAAGACACCCAGGCAATGAGgaaggagctgctgctgctcaaacTGGACGTGAAGCGTCTCGGGAAACAGAACACCAGATTCCTCACATCTGTCAGAAGGATCAGCAGCATCAAACGTGACTCCAATGCACTCGGGCGGGACATTAAGGCCAAAGGGGAGGCCATTTATGCGCGGGTGGAGAAGCTGGGGAAGCTGAGcaaagagatggaggaggagcaCGGACCTACATCAGCTGTTGCTCGCATGGTGCGTTCACAGTATGTTTCTCTATCCAACGCCTTCCACGAAGCCATGTCTGAGTACAACGAGGCTGAGATGGTCCAGAAGGAGAACTGCAAGACCCGCATCCAGAGGCAAGCGGAGATCATGGGCAAGGAAGTGAGCAGGGAGCAGATTGACGAGATGATCGAGACGGGCAAATGGAACGTCTTCTCAGATAATCTCCTCCTGGAGGGTAGGACTGCCAGATCTGCTCTCAATGAGATCGAGAACCGGCACAAGGAGTTGCTGGAGCTTGAGGGCCGCATCAGGGACATTCAAGAGCTCTTCTCCCAGATGGCCCTGCTGGTGGAGGAGCAGGGCTGCATGCTGGACAACATAGAGGCGAATGTATGTGCCACTCAGGACTATGTTGTCAAGGCCACAGTTCAGATCAAGAAGGctgtgaaatacaaaaaaaacaatccatGCAAGAAACTCTTTTGTTGTTGCTTCCCTTGCTGCAAATGA
- the akap12a gene encoding A-kinase anchor protein 12, with protein sequence MAEVVQMTEQTVQDQQHNKEEISQGVEAAAVETEHKENELKKEILYAASAQTTDEEKSPTKDPSTIIINESEILSSQEKDKVHASPLKRLLSGSSLKKLSKMQRSRKSSDAKLSDSGEHVSDQLISSTESAENQKEGPAQPSVEAAGEEDSPWASFKKLVTPKKRMKRPSVSNEETQIPGSLEEPKPSEGEQISDHSTEEGKKRKDSSVSWEAVLCGSGRRRSRKTSDSEDETPQIDNNDNKKDGGSKHGAELLLESSYETDSDILASSPRQAGSSSEGDGGSTWKSLKRLVTPKRKAKDENESKDNEQSDSEVTHDESFSIKKLLPGRRKRKSAEKQDQVSSDEAEKDVASDDEDSDTPAVVPLSEFDTVETEVHIQIWADVESHLPEEADNELQQDLLDKMTEPVLPCDSLQTEAKQVQDNDALEKLASTTVVVKEEPDDLTESVSNHQQLSDIPEEGIITETMVTPASVTEEAARDDTLAEDLIEITSEAITAPEPASDITLADETEMISAVSQLSSESSKTSGNTTPVPAQYDAMETDVILHQVVETISISAKAVPVCSVSHQILETFEKEPTILEIHRRLDASAINTGLNVEEFDAINELTAQTESISEVNYSVSTEIVSEVHTEEFDTAEIAVDEVHFTDPEESTGESYDKEKCLSELNASVSTDTLPEGEEMVLDEGSLVDAHQAETEPAKIYSQETGSPATVSDETKDGAKEQEVLTLTEKEDQIMQNITGQIQLEDKDQPPLEAEELQELAAVQAATLDSEERSVQLLEKEVISEDIRAAKTVTYEPKEETVPLNEVNIDPEKKDELETDAAKNNHVQEAEALACSVQSQEEEVNSEDIPTAKTVIDEPKQTAEHLPEVSAEPENKELPVNAVKTEHQNVQKPEILDAVQTPTLNSEDGSVQSLEKEVNSEDVPKAKTVTDELKEETIPLIEVNLEQVDASNTEHVHPALKAVQSTTLDLGAGSLLSIENEEMSEDILVVETVTDEPKQEIEVRFEPKEKAAKTENVQEPDVLPPDVKHIVPENKTEEGASMYVHGLTQSTVGGSTQELEKFVLLEDISKPEDDIVIESEVVAQLSQSLEITEDQRSIPQDAEQEECIPEVVDTLQTLTAVQLSSVNEEASNVQVLEKTVISEETTVPCLDNAAVTDEHKHEVRLSVVQVSVEGEKESEYPSIEIPKQETELMIELEEKVPVEAAKGEHVQELQILPSEVQDIVTETKSEEGASMYMHVVTESTEGGSAQELEKFVLLEDVPTPDADNVIILVTDETESEVVSQLDQPLEISREQKTESIPKDVEQKDCIPEDVDELQTITAVQLSCVNEEASNVQVLEKTVISEETAVPCLDNAVVIDEHKHEVHLSVVHVSVEREKGSELKSIDIPKQEIEARVEPEEKVPVEDAKTEHVQELHVLPSEVQDIVTETKSEEGASMYMHVVTESTEGGSAQELEKFVLLEDVPTPDADNVITSVKDKTESEVVSQLDQPLEISGEQKTESIPQEVEQENCIPEDVDELQTLPAVNLSSINEAASNVQVLENTDNDNAAVTDEHKYEDHESELPSTEIKTVAIEHAVVAQVVTCNLKEVSVAIPDVLIEKTSDIIEPLMDRMASEQVFREEVESATPLVKDEEGSLETVVESLLEVGVTEAKEVIDVCHETVKRVEIVSITPEIEEGLINEEKHVTIQEVFQHIKENLPETVPQSVVVSFEQEVKQHPDAMTEVSELVESESNEMKDQEAMKSSIGTLRGRQEAPTVMNDEFATEQVSDDCMQTSDIPGSLDVSIHGHKEDLDVTKAEWEQSEAGVTANEVKPPTEELDVKTNSEQAPTPQIAQSLIVTPSNTGLVIPQNTGIISSIGNVESPSSLSLEFKLNIQFGQAKAPAFSSTTTERTEPVKQMSEVGVQAVEAVKPINLTQRDESQKQTELTEVAVQVITEPATHLDSTERPVITSQPVLLDIGIQAMEKVGSEEQIKSTDTETSSVQATETLQAVGQTEKIEVFLSQPVLSEGCNQETKAEEPVKQEEENDQDVWMDAEEVIYTQKETEVSLFEVEESPGPQAESNTEEKARLQHEVEMASYSKTEEDGSQQEMHRTGGMCEIESDGEDFAVALEHPETATASITTMEWD encoded by the coding sequence ATGGCAGAAGTCGTACAGATGACAGAACAAACTGTACAAgaccaacaacacaacaaagagGAGATTAGTCAAGGTGTTGAGGCAGCTGCCGTTGAGACAGAACATAAAGAAAATGAGCTTAAAAAGGAGATCCTGTATGCAGCATCAGCTCAGACGACGGATGAAGAGAAATCACCTACCAAGGATCCATCAACCATTATTATCAATGAGTCTGAAATTCTGAGTTCTCAAGAGAAGGACAAAGTTCATGCAAGTCCTCTAAAAAGGCTGCTGTCAGGGTCTAGTTTAAAGAAACTCTCAAAAATGCAACGAAGCAGGAAGTCAAGTGATGCAAAGCTGTCTGACTCTGGAGAACATGTTTCAGATCAGCTCATATCATCAACTGAGTCAGCTGAGAATCAGAAAGAAGGTCCTGCACAACCCTCTGTAGAGGCAGCAGGAGAGGAAGATAGTCCATGGGCTTCCTTCAAAAAACTTGTGACTCCAAAAAAGCGCATGAAGAGACCCTCCGTGAGCAATGAAGAGACACAAATCCCGGGTTCACTGGAAGAACCAAAACCAAGTGAAGGAGAGCAAATTTCAGATCACAGCACAGAAgaaggcaaaaaaagaaaagactcaTCTGTTTCATGGGAAGCTGTTTTATGTGGATCTGGAAGGAGAAGAAGCCGAAAAACGTCAGACTCTGAGGATGAAACACCTCAAATCGATAACAATGATAATAAGAAAGATGGTGGATCTAAACATGGTGCAGAATTGCTCCTAGAAAGTTCTTATGAGACTGACAGTGACATTTTAGCCTCTTCCCCCAGACAAGCAGGAAGTTCTTCAGAGGGTGACGGAGGGTCAACATGGAAATCATTGAAAAGACTTGTCACCCCAAAAAGGAAAGCCAAGGATGAGAACGAAAGCAAAGACAATGAACAATCTGATAGTGAAGTTACTCACGATGAGTCCTTCTCAATAAAGAAACTCCTACCGGGACGAAGGAAGAGGAAGTCTGCCGAAAAGCAAGACCAAGTATCTTCAGATGAGGCTGAAAAGGATGTAGCTTCAGATGATGAAGACTCTGACACACCAGCTGTGGTTCCATTATCTGAGTTTGATACAGTTGAGACAGAGGTTCACATACAAATATGGGCAGATGTAGAAAGTCATTTACCCGAGGAAGCAGACAATGAACTCCAGCAAGACCTCCTTGATAAGATGACTGAACCAGTCCTGCCTTGTGACAGTCTGCAAACTGAAGCAAAGCAAGTCCAAGACAATGATGCTTTAGAGAAACTGGCATCTACAACCGTTGTTGTAAAGGAAGAACCTGATGATCTAACAGAATCAGTCAGTAATCATCAACAACTCAGTGACATTCCAGAGGAGGGCATAATTACAGAGACCATGGTCACTCCAGCTTCAGTCACCGAGGAGGCAGCTAGAGATGACACTTTAGCAGAGGACCTGATAGAGATCACATCTGAGGCCATTACTGCACCAGAGCCTGCCTCAGACATTACCTTGGCAGATGAAACTGAGATGATCTCCGCAGTTTCCCAGTTATCTTCAGAGTCGTCAAAAACATCCGGCAACACAACACCAGTCCCAGCACAATATGACGCTATGGAAACAGATGTGATCCTGCATCAGGTTGTTGAAACCATCTCCATAAGCGCAAAGGCAGTCCCAGTTTGTTCTGTCTCACATCAGATACTCgaaacatttgaaaaagagCCAACAATTTTGGAAATACACAGAAGATTAGATGCAAGTGCCATTAACACAGGTCTAAATGTTGAAGAATTTGATGCAATTAATGAACTTACAGCTCAAACCGAGAGCATATCTGAAGTCAATTACTCTGTTTCCACAGAGATTGTATCTGAGGTTCATACTGAGGAGTTTGATACTGCTGAAATTGCAGTAGATGAAGTACATTTTACAGATCCAGAAGAAAGTACTGGTGAGAGCTATGATAAGGAGAAATGCCTATCTGAGTTAAATGCGTCTGTGTCGACAGATACATTACCTGAAGGTGAAGAAATGGTCCTGGATGAAGGTTCTCTAGTTGATGCACATCAAGCTGAAACAGAACCCGCAAAAATTTACTCTCAAGAAACAGGTTCACCTGCTACAGTATCAGACGAAACTAAGGATGGGGCCAAGGAGCAGGAAGTCCTAACTCTGACAGAAAAGGAAGATCAGATCATGCAAAATATCACTGGTCAAATTCAACTTGAGGATAAAGATCAGCCACCATTAGAGGCGGAGGAGTTGCAAGAATTAGCAGCTGTACAAGCTGCCACATTAGATTCAGAGGAGCGTAGTGTTCAATTGCTTGAAAAGGAAGTAATATCAGAGGACATACGAGCAGCCAAAACAGTTACATATGAACCCAAAGAGGAAACAGTGCCTCTAAATGAAGTCAATATTGATCCAGAAAAGAAAGATGAACTAGAAACAGATGCTGCCAAAAATAATCATGTTCAAGAAGCAGAAGCATTAGCTTGTAGTGTCCAATCACAAGAAGAGGAAGTAAATTCAGAAGACATTCCAACAGCAAAAACAGTCATAGATGAACCCAAACAGACAGCAGAGCATCTCCCAGAAGTCAGTGCTGAACCAGAAAACAAAGAACTACCAGTGAATGCTGTCAAAACAGAACATCAGAATGTTCAAAAACCAGAAATATTAGATGCTGTTCAAACACCCACATTAAATTCAGAGGATGGCAGTGTTCAATCACTTGAAAAAGAGGTAAATTCAGAGGATGTTCCCAAGGCAAAAACAGTTACAGATGAACTCAAAGAGGAGACAATACCACTCATTGAAGTCAATCTTGAGCAAGTGGACGCTTCCAACACTGAACATGTTCATCCAGCATTAAAAGCTGTACAATCAACCACATTAGATTTAGGGGCTGGTAGCCTTCTATCAATTGAAAACGAAGAAATGTCAGAGGATATTCTAGTAGTGGAAACAGTTACAGATGAACCAAAGCAGGAAATTGAAGTGAGGTTTGAGCCAAAAGAAAAAGCTgccaaaactgaaaatgttcaaGAACCTGACGTATTACCACctgatgtaaaacatattgtaCCTGAAAACAAAACCGAGGAAGGGGCATCAATGTATGTACATGGACTCACACAAAGTACAGTGGGAGGCAGTACTCAGGAACTTGAAAAGTTTGTATTGTTAGAAGATATTTCCAAACCAGAAGATGACATTGTAATTGAGAGTGAAGTTGTGGCACAACTGAGTCAATCTTTAGAGATAACAGAGGATCAGAGGAGTATACCACAAGATGCTGAGCAGGAAGAATGCATCCCTGAAGTTGTAGACACGTTACAAACATTAACAGCAGTTCAGTTATCCTCCGTAAATGAGGAGGCAAGTAATGTTCAGGTCCTAGAAAAGACTGTCATTTCTGAAGAAACCACAGTACCTTGTTTAGACAATGCTGCAGTTACAgatgaacacaaacatgaagTCCGTCTCAGTGTAGTCCAAGTCAGTgttgagggagaaaaagaaagtgaatatcCAAGCATTGAGATCCCAAAACAAGAAACTGAATTGATGATTGAGCTGGAAGAAAAAGTACCAGTGGAAGCTGCCAAAGGTGAACATGTTCAAGAACTACAAATATTGCCATCTGAAGTACAAGATATTGTAACTGAAACTAAAAGTGAGGAAGGGGCATCTATGTACATGCATGTAGTCACAGAAAGTACTGAGGGAGGCAGTGCTCAGGAACTTGAAAAGTTTGTATTGTTAGAAGATGTTCCCACACCAGACGCGGACAATGTCATTATTTTAGTTACAGATGAAACTGAGAGTGAAGTTGTGTCACAACTGGATCAGCCTTTAGAGATATCAAGGGAGCAGAAAACAGAGAGTATCCCAAAAGATGTTGAACAGAAAGACTGTATCCCTGAAGATGTAGACGAGTTACAAACAATAACAGCAGTTCAGTTATCCTGCGTAAATGAGGAGGCAAGTAATGTTCAGGTCCTAGAAAAGACTGTCATTTCTGAAGAAACCGCAGTACCTTGTTTAGACAATGCTGTAGTTATAgatgaacacaaacatgaagTCCATCTCAGTGTAGTGCACGTCAGtgttgagagagaaaaaggaagtgAACTTAAAAGCATTGATATCCCAAAACAGGAAATTGAAGCGAGGGTTGAGCCAGAAGAAAAAGTACCAGTGGAAGATGCCAAAACTGAACATGTTCAAGAACTACATGTATTGCCATCTGAAGTACAAGATATTGTAACTGAAACTAAAAGTGAGGAAGGGGCATCAATGTACATGCATGTAGTCACAGAAAGTACTGAGGGAGGCAGTGCTCAGGAACTTGAAAAGTTTGTATTGTTAGAAGATGTTCCCACACCAGACGCTGACAATGTCATTACTTCAGTTAAAGATAAAACTGAGAGTGAAGTTGTGTCACAACTTGATCAGCCTTTAGAGATATCAGGGGAGCAGAAAACTGAGAGTATCCCACAAGAAGTTGAGCAGGAAAACTGCATCCCTGAAGATGTAGATGAGTTACAAACATTACCAGCAGTTAATTTATCTTCTATAAATGAGGCGGCTAGCAATGTTCAGGTCTTAGAAAATactgacaatgacaatgctgCAGTTACAGATGAACACAAATATGAAGACCATGAAAGTGAACTTCCAAGTACTGAGATAAAGACTGTTGCAATTGAGCATGCCGTAGTGGCACAAGTAGTCACATGCAATCTCAAGGAGGTGTCGGTTGCAATACCTGATGTTTTGATAGAGAAAACATCAGACATTATTGAACCCTTGATGGATAGAATGGCAAGTGAGCAAGTATTCAGGGAGGAAGTTGAGAGCGCCACACCATTAGTGAAAGATGAGGAAGGCAGTCTTGAAACAGTTGTGGAGTCACTGCTAGAGGTAGGGGTAACAGAAGCCAAAGAAGTCATTGATGTTTGTCATGAAACAGTTAAAAGGGTAGAAATTGTCTCCATAACTCCAGAGATTGAAGAGGGATTAATTAATGAGGAAAAGCATGTGACCATTCAAGAAGTTTTTCAACATATAAAGGAGAACTTACCAGAGACAGTACCTCAATCAGTGGTTGTCAGCTTTGAACAAGAAGTCAAACAACATCCAGATGCCATGACAGAAGTGAGTGAATTGGTTGAAAGTGAATCAAATGAAATGAAGGATCAAGAAGCAATGAAGAGTAGTATTGGAACATTGAGGGGAAGACAAGAAGCACCCACTGTCATGAATGATGAGTTTGCAACTGAACAAGTGTCAGATGATTGCATGCAAACATCTGATATTCCAGGAAGTTTAGATGTCTCCATTCATGGTCACAAAGAAGATTTGGATGTAACTAAAGCTGAATGGGAACAATCAGAAGCAGGCGTCACAGCAAATGAGGTCAAACCACCAACAGAGGAATTAGACGTGAAAACAAATTCTGAACAAGCACCAACTCCACAAATTGCTCAAAGTCTGATTGTAACACCTAGTAACACGGGATTAGTAATACCCCAAAACACTGGAATAATCTCGTCAATAGGTAATGTGGAGTCCCCTTCAAGTCTTTCTTTAGAATTCAAACTTAACATACAGTTTGGGCAAGCAAAGGCACCAGCTTTctcatcaacaacaacagagagaaCGGAACCTGTGAAACAGATGTCTGAGGTCGGAGTTCAGGCAGTAGAGGCCGTTAAACCAATAAATTTAACACAAAGAGATGAGAGccagaaacagacagagctAACTGAGGTTGCTGTTCAGGTAATCACAGAACCAGCGACACACTTAGATTCAACAGAAAGACCCGTAATCACGTCTCAACCTGTACTGCTGGATATCGGCATCCAAGCGATGGAAAAAGTAGGATCCGAAgaacaaatcaaatcaacagATACAGAAACCTCCAGTGTCCAGGCAACAGAAACATTACAGGCAGTAGGGCAAACAGAGAAAATAGAAGTGTTCTTGAGTCAGCCAGTACTCTCTGAAGGTTGTAACCAAGAAACAAAAGCAGAGGAGCCTGTTAAACAAGAGGAGGAAAATGACCAGGATGTGTGGATGGATGCTGAGGAAGTCATTTATACTCAAAAGGAAACAGAGGTGTCCCTTTTTGAGGTGGAGGAATCTCCAGGGCCTCAGGCAGAAAGTAACACAGAGGAAAAAGCAAGACTTCAACACGAGGTTGAAATGGCTTCTTATTCCAAGACTGAAGAAGATGGAAGTCAACAAGAAATGCACAGAACAGGAGGAATGTGTGAAATTGAGAGTGACGGTGAAGATTTTGCTGTTGCACTTGAGCATCCTGAAACGGCAACTGCAAGCATCACTACGATGGAGTGGGATTAA